A stretch of Manis javanica isolate MJ-LG chromosome 1, MJ_LKY, whole genome shotgun sequence DNA encodes these proteins:
- the TTL gene encoding tubulin--tyrosine ligase isoform X2: MYTFVVRDENSSVYAEVSRLLLATGHWRRLRRDNPRFNLMLGERNRLPFGRLGHEPGLMQLVNYYRGADKLCRKASLVKLIKTSPDLAESCTWFPESYVIYPTNLKTPVAPAQNGIYPPVNSSRTDEREFFLASYNRKKEDGEGNVWIAKSSAGAKGEGILISSEAAELLDFIDNQGQVHVIQKYLERPLLLEPGHRKFDIRSWVLVDHQYNIYLYREGVLRTASEPYHVDNFQDKTCHLTNHCIQKEYSKNYGKYEEGNEMFFEEFNQYLTSALNVTLESSILQQIKHIIRSCLMSVEPAISTRHLPYQSFQLFGFDFMVDEELKVWLIEVNGAPACAQKLYAELCQGIVDIAICSVFPPPDADQQQTQPAAFTKL, translated from the exons ATGTACACCTTCGTGGTGCGGGACGAGAACAGCAGCGTCTACGCTGAGGTCTCCCGCCTGCTGCTCGCCACCGGCCACTGGAGGAGGCTACGGCGCGACAACCCCAGGTTCAACCTGATGCTGGGGGAGAGGAACAGGCTGCCCTTCGGGAGACTGG GTCACGAGCCGGGGCTTATGCAGCTGGTAAATTACTACAGGGGGGCTGACAAACTGTGCCGAAAAGCTTCTTTAGTGAA GCTAATCAAGACAAGTCCAGACCTGGCTGAGTCCTGCACATGGTTCCCAGAGTCCTATGTGATTTATCCAACTAATCTCAAGACCCCAGTTGCTCCAGCACAGAATGGAATCTACCCTCCTGTCAATAGCTCAAGGACAGATGAAAGGGAATTCTTCCTGGCTTCTtataacagaaagaaagaagatggaGAGGGCAACGTATGGATTGCAAAGTCATCAGCCGGTGCCAAAG GGGAAGGCATCCTCATCTCCTCAGAGGCTGCAGAGCTCCTGGATTTCATagacaaccagggccaggtgcacGTGATCCAGAAATACCTTGAGCGCCCTCTGCTCCTGGAGCCAGGTCATCGCAAGTTTGACATTAG aAGCTGGGTATTAGTGGATCATCAGTATAATATCTACCTCTACAGAGAGGGTGTGCTTCGGACTGCTTCAGAGCCATATCACGTTGATAATTTTCAAGACAAAACCTGCCATTTGACCAATCACTGCATTCAAAAGGAGTACTCAAAGAACTACGGGAAGTATGAAGAAGGGAACGAAATGTTCTTTGAGGAGTTCAATCAGTACCTAACAAGTGCTTTGAACGTTACCCTGGAAAGTAGCATCTTACAACAAATCAAACATATAATAAG AAGCTGCCTCATGAGCGTGGAGCCCGCCATCAGCACCAGGCATCTCCCCTACCAGAGCTTCCAGCTCTTTGGCTTCGACTTCATGGTGGATGAGGAGCTGAAGGTCTGGCTCATTGAGGTCAACGGAGCCCCTGCTTGTGCTCA GAAGCTTTATGCAGAACTGTGCCAGGGCATTGTGGACATAGCCATCTGCAGTGTCTTTCCGCCCCCAGATGCAGACCAGCAGCAGACCCAGCCAGCTGCATTCACCAAGCTGTGA
- the TTL gene encoding tubulin--tyrosine ligase isoform X1, whose translation MASPLPSHPRMRSAAPLRMARLPIKDPRGESRRKRPLPWRATQREQCSVSRGGDKFLEIGHEPGLMQLVNYYRGADKLCRKASLVKLIKTSPDLAESCTWFPESYVIYPTNLKTPVAPAQNGIYPPVNSSRTDEREFFLASYNRKKEDGEGNVWIAKSSAGAKGEGILISSEAAELLDFIDNQGQVHVIQKYLERPLLLEPGHRKFDIRSWVLVDHQYNIYLYREGVLRTASEPYHVDNFQDKTCHLTNHCIQKEYSKNYGKYEEGNEMFFEEFNQYLTSALNVTLESSILQQIKHIIRSCLMSVEPAISTRHLPYQSFQLFGFDFMVDEELKVWLIEVNGAPACAQKLYAELCQGIVDIAICSVFPPPDADQQQTQPAAFTKL comes from the exons ATGGCATCTCCTCTGCCCAGTCATCCGAGAATGCGGAGCGCAGCCCCTCTCCGGATGGCCAGGCTTCCTATCAAAGACCCAAGGGGAGAATCAAGGAGGAAAAGGCCTCTTCCTTGGAGGGCAACCCAGAGAGAGCAGTGTTCTGTGTCCAGGGGAGGAGACAAGTTTTTAGAAATAG GTCACGAGCCGGGGCTTATGCAGCTGGTAAATTACTACAGGGGGGCTGACAAACTGTGCCGAAAAGCTTCTTTAGTGAA GCTAATCAAGACAAGTCCAGACCTGGCTGAGTCCTGCACATGGTTCCCAGAGTCCTATGTGATTTATCCAACTAATCTCAAGACCCCAGTTGCTCCAGCACAGAATGGAATCTACCCTCCTGTCAATAGCTCAAGGACAGATGAAAGGGAATTCTTCCTGGCTTCTtataacagaaagaaagaagatggaGAGGGCAACGTATGGATTGCAAAGTCATCAGCCGGTGCCAAAG GGGAAGGCATCCTCATCTCCTCAGAGGCTGCAGAGCTCCTGGATTTCATagacaaccagggccaggtgcacGTGATCCAGAAATACCTTGAGCGCCCTCTGCTCCTGGAGCCAGGTCATCGCAAGTTTGACATTAG aAGCTGGGTATTAGTGGATCATCAGTATAATATCTACCTCTACAGAGAGGGTGTGCTTCGGACTGCTTCAGAGCCATATCACGTTGATAATTTTCAAGACAAAACCTGCCATTTGACCAATCACTGCATTCAAAAGGAGTACTCAAAGAACTACGGGAAGTATGAAGAAGGGAACGAAATGTTCTTTGAGGAGTTCAATCAGTACCTAACAAGTGCTTTGAACGTTACCCTGGAAAGTAGCATCTTACAACAAATCAAACATATAATAAG AAGCTGCCTCATGAGCGTGGAGCCCGCCATCAGCACCAGGCATCTCCCCTACCAGAGCTTCCAGCTCTTTGGCTTCGACTTCATGGTGGATGAGGAGCTGAAGGTCTGGCTCATTGAGGTCAACGGAGCCCCTGCTTGTGCTCA GAAGCTTTATGCAGAACTGTGCCAGGGCATTGTGGACATAGCCATCTGCAGTGTCTTTCCGCCCCCAGATGCAGACCAGCAGCAGACCCAGCCAGCTGCATTCACCAAGCTGTGA